A single region of the Brachypodium distachyon strain Bd21 chromosome 3, Brachypodium_distachyon_v3.0, whole genome shotgun sequence genome encodes:
- the LOC100834330 gene encoding eukaryotic translation initiation factor 3 subunit J-A, whose translation MEDWDAEDFQPVAPIAEPKLKSNWDDEDVEEDDVKESWEEEEEEKPKPQPVEKPAPKPSAKSAAKKGKQPSTSTEVVEDEVLDDPAKEKLRQQRLVEEADFKSTAELFAKKDGSEKSLDTFIPKSESDFAEYAELIANKLRPYEKSFHYMGLLKNVMRLSMTSLKGADAKEIASSVTAIANEKIKAEKEAAAGKKKQGAKKKQLHIEKGEEDFVARPGAGSYDDPDEFDFM comes from the exons ATGGAGGACTGGG ATGCTGAAGATTTTCAACCAGTTGCACCTATTGCGGAACCCAAGCTTAAAAGTAACTGGGATGATGAAGAtgtggaagaagatgatgtaAAAGAATCatgggaagaggaggaggaagag AAACCTAAGCCACAGCCTGTAGAAAAGCCTGCTCCAAAACCTAGTGCTAAAAGTGCTGCAAAAAAAGGCAAACAGCCATCGACAAGTACTGAAGTAGTAGAAGATGAGGTTCTTGATGATCCTGCTAAAGAAAAGCTTCGCCAACAAAG GCTAGTGGAAGAAGCTGATTTCAAGTCAACAGCAGAGCTTTTCGCAAAGAAGGATGGCAGTGAAAAGTCATTAGATACTTTTATCCCCAAATCTGAGAGTGACTTTGCGGAATATGCAGAGCTTATTGCAAACAAACTACGTCCCTATGAG AAAAGTTTTCACTATATGGGTCTACTTAAGAATGTCATGAGACTTTCCATGACATCGTTGAAAGGTGCGGATGCGAAGGAAATAGCTTCGTCCGTCACAGCAATTGCTAATGAAAAGATCAAGGCTGAAAAGGAAGCTGCAGCaggcaaaaagaaacaag GAGCCAAAAAGAAGCAGCTCCATATAgagaaaggagaggaggacTTTGTTGCCCGGCCTGGTGCGGGTTCTTATGACGACCCGGACGAGTTCGACTTCATGTGA